Genomic segment of Colletotrichum destructivum chromosome 5, complete sequence:
CTAGGTATCAGATGACGACAGTAAGAAGAAATATGGGATCGAGCCTGATGGATCGTGCCAACGGTACCTGGTGGCGGCATCCATGACAAAAGAGGCGAAAAACCTGCTGCCTGACTTTGAATCGCCGTGCACTCTCAGCttcaacggcaccgtcagGATGACCCATCGCCTGCCTCCGTCGGGTACGCCTGCCGTCGGTCACTCCAgtctcggcgccgttgtGGATTATCTCGCAGACAAgtgcctcgaggccgagggcgagatCCAGGCCACCGTGGAAAACGGAGGCCTCGATCCCAACAGCCAGCAGGATCGGATGAAGCACCTGAAGTGTGCCCTCATCGCCGAAGCTCTCGAGGCGGTCGGACTAAAGAGTCCTCAGGGGCTTCTTTCGGACGAAGTTACGCAGATCGGCTATCAAGCTTCCCAGATGCGGGACGCCCAGTCCATCAAGAACGAGCTGATCCGCCGGCTTCGCCACCTCGATCCCTACTTGCAAGTCGACTTGTATACGAATGAGACTGACACCATCAGATGGAAGGCAGTCCGCGCCACTCCGCCCGCCGAGGCGTCCCCTTTCAACGTCTACTTCATCGCTTGGGTCCCCGCGGAGAAGTCCTGGCCGTCGCCTTTCGAGGCTCCTCCGGTCAAGGTCGACATCCCTGTTCCCCACGGGCTGGCAGAGACGGGCGACATCGCATCCTGCATCGACGGAGCCAAGATGGGATTCGAGGTTCGAGTCCACTGCAGGCCTGACCCGGCAACCACGCAGATGGAGATGGGCTCCGTTTGCCTCACGGCGTCCGCCGCACCCGACACGGATCTGGCCACTCGCTGGGCCTACGCCCAAAAGTTCGATCCAGCCTCGATCCCCAAAGACTCTGCCATCCGCATCGTCAACTTTCACGAGCGCTTCCCCGCCATCGGCAGACTCGCCTTCCGAGACGATGAGAAGCCCCAGAAGAATCTGTTTCGAAAACTGCGCGCCGTTCCCGCGGGCATGGCGATGTATACCGGTGGCCCCGGATCCGGCAAGACGACGTTCGCCGCCCGCAttgccgctgctgttgcggagggaggggacaAGGTGATGTGGACCATTCACAGCAACGAACTAtgcgacgacgccgtcaagtCGCTCAAGGAGCAGAAGGTCAAGAAGCCGGACGGGAACAAGATACGGGTCGGTCGTCTTCCGACGTGGGCCAAGATGATAAAGGTCATCTCTCAGGCCCTCCATACTGCCGCAAAGAGTCTTGCAGCTTCCAAGGGTAAGGTGGCGAGTGCTTCGGCTGGTCATACCGTGGCCTCACACATAAGCATCTTCCTGTCCCGCATGAACCAGGGTCTTCACGAGCGCACCATCCGGATCCTTCCGGATTCTGTCACAGAGAgagccatcgccatcgcgaGTGCCAACCGAGAGTTTTTCACGGACTTCTGCACGTCGCAGCCTGGAACGGCCGAGTGGAACGGCACCTTTTCCCGGCTCATCAGCTTGGCCGTGGACGACTTCGACATCCTTGTCGGAACCCCCTTCGCAGCTGGGCAGTTCGGCCGCAAGGCTTCGACCACTCTCGCCAGGCCCGATCTGTATTGGAAGCCATGGAAGCCCTCCCTGCTCGTTGTGGACGAAGCTGGTCGTATCCCCGAAACCCAGTGGTGGATTCCCCTTTCCGTCTTTCCCGACGCTTGCGTCCTCACCATGGGCGACACCCGCCAGTTCAAGCCCCTGGCCATGAGTGTCAGCGAGGACACACACCGCGGCGACTTGCGGATCAGCCGTACCCGAaacggcgacctcgactGGCGCTGCGTCTTTGGCGTCCAGAGGACCGTCTCGTTACTGCGCCGGGCCGAGTCCAACAGTCAggtcctcggccacctctCGAACAACCGCCGCAACCGCGGCGACATTGCCAACTGGGCCAAGAAGCACATCTATCCCGGCGAGATGCGAATCGTCTACCCGCTGTCGGAGAACCAGTCGGCTCTGATCTACCGCAACTTCATGCGGTGGATCTTTCCCAATCGCCAGATCGATTCCAACgccatggccatcgacgTGCGCTACTCGGCGTCGCGCAAGCATAACCTCAGCTCCATCAACCACGGAAACCGTAACCTTGTCTGGTGGCTGGTATACATGGCGTTCCAGTACAAGCTTCCGAACCTGCGATCCGAGGGTGTGCTTGCTGACATCATGATCGTAACGCCCTACAGCGCCCAGCACGGTGCGTACAAGGACGACATCATGGAGATGAGAGGCAACGGCATCATCAAGAGCAAGGTGATGCTGCGAACCATTGACAACGCCATGAGCGCCGAGGCGgacctcgtcatcttcgactCGGTCCGcaccgagggcggcatgggcTTTTTGGAAGATCGCGAGCGCATGGCCGTCGCCACGACACGggcccgcggcggcgctgtgACGCTgttcaacagcaacaacatcaagacgaagcaggcgggcggcgactCGCTCGACAACCCGTTCGCGTCCTATATCCTTTCCCACAAGGCGCGGGTCGTCTCGCACGGCCAGTGGGGCGACATGTGCGAGGTGTGCAACCTCCCGCACACCAAGGGCATTGGGTGCGTGAAGACTCGGTGCTGCAGAAAGTGCCGCGGGCCTCACCACGAGCGATTCTGTCCCAAGGGAGCACCTGCAGTGGACAGCTACACCAAGAAGAATGGATCCGACGagatgaaggcggcggctGGTGCTGTTTTGCCTTGGGGGGCGTAGTCTATAAAGAGGGGTGAATATGATGGAAGCTCAGTTAGATGAAGACGGCATCGGGAAGTGGTCCGATGTCTGCCATTGCTCACTGTGACTGGGCCGCCCACCAATCTGACCTACTCAGTTCCGCAACAATAGAATGAAGCCTGTACAGAGTATGAAGAGATGGCTTTCGGCGTGGTGAAGCTGTGGTAGTATATAGAAGGAGACCATCGAGATCgaaaataaaataaaatagaaAAGAAACTTTCTCACCACCTTCTCCGCAGGCGTGCGGCTCTCTGCCTGATATTAAGCACCTCCAGTGATGGAAAATTGAGTATTGAGAAGAGGAGAATCCATTCAAGCGTGAAaaggccatggccatgaccaCAGATATCTAAAATACAAAATACAAGTATGAATACAAGGAGGGCCAGCATGCAAGATGGACATAACCACGATGCTGGTTTGCCGATAATGGGCAACCCCGAGACCCTCAGACTACCTCTgaaaggaagacgaggggGATACTCTGGCCATGAGCGGCGAAGGCAGAACAAACAAAGTCAAGGAGTACCTTTTGAGACTCTTAGACGCGGAAGCCGACGCGTCCCTTGGTGAAGGCCAGGGCGAGCCagccggcgatgagggcgagaCCGCCGACCGGGGTGACGGGGCCGAGGAACTTGAGGTCCGGGTTGAGGACGAGAGCGTAGATGCTGCCGCTGAACATGGTCATGCCGGCGGTGAAGAGGCCGGAGGCGACGGGGTTGGAGCGGGcgagcaggaggacgacggagTGGATGAGctgggagagagggagggttTGGTCAGTTGGGCACACGAGGTTCTTTtttctgtctgtctctgtctTTGTCTCTGTCTAGACTAAGATGACGGGGGATGCCCCGAcgaagggagggaaagaaacTCTCATTCAAAACATGCTGTGTGGCGGACGACGCTTACCTGGTactgggcggcggtggacCAGCTGGCGATCTTTGCGGGGTCGGAGATGCGGCCCTTGAGGCCGTGGGCCCCGAAtgcgccgatgccgacggcggcggcgccgaagacggcgccgactcTCCAGAAGGCCTGGCTGCTCATCGTCTCTtcgtgggcggcggtggtggtggtggtgtcgttgtcgtcgggaTGGGTGTCTcggggcgggaggagggaCGTGGCTTCGTTTGCTGGACCCGCGGACATGAGTTGGGAGGGTGGGAGTGAGTGGTTTGGTTGTAATTGAGGTTGATTTGGAGGTAGATGTTGAGGTTTAGGGGGGTGAGAGGGaatggggaagggggaggggaggaggaatTCGGTGGTTCATGGAACCTAAAGTTGCGCGATGGTCCGAAGGCCGAAGGCGCGcgcgagggccgcgaggTCCGAAGGACCCACCCGTTTGTTGGCATTTGGCTTAGATAATCAGATGCTTTTGATCGGCTGTTTGCCAGCTGTGAGCGGCCGTCGAGATCCCCTTTGAGCCAAAGTCACGCTGTGGTTATTGGACTTGATACTCTGACAGGAttagaaaaaaaaaataagTAATTATCCACAACATATTAAATATCTGGGATATCTTGAAAACATGGAGACACTCAGCCTTCCATTATATGGTGACCAGCTTACAGTTAGTTCTGTCACTTATGGAATCAGGGACTTGTCCGGGGCCCCCGCGCGGAGGAGCTCCCGCCGTCTGCAAGCCGGACCGGCAACCCCACCAGTTGCGGGTGGGGCTCCCGGTGGCGCATCTCAGCTGCAAAAATTCCACACACGCAAACCAAACTTGAGCTGCTTTCTCGGCGTCCCACCGCAACAAATGGTCTGGTGGTGTAGTTGGTTATCACGTCAGTCTAACAGCTCGGGTGTCTCACCACTCCCGTCTGCCACACTGAAGGTCTCCGGTTCAAGTCCGGGCTAGATCACTCCTGTTGGGCGATTGGTTTAGTGGTATAATGACCGCTTAGCATGCGGTAGGTCCTGGGTTCGATTCCCAGATCGTCCACTTCTTTTTTGTGTCGCTTTTTGGttgctgatggaggaagttggagtaagtgagtgagtggatTCTTTTGCTGGCCAAGAAAATAGAGActttgtgtgtgttgttTCCAACGATCCGGCAGATCTTATTGACGTTTGTTGGAACAGCGCTTCtctgtatgtgtgtgtaGACTCTTAAGCACGCACACACAAGAAGAGCATGTGCTTGTTCATGTGAAGATCTGGAACACTACCGATCCCTGCTCTGCTCTTCTCTGCTGGTCCTTCCCATTGCAAGCAAGCTCAAGGCCCCCGCCCGTATTGATCCAGCTCTGATTGGGCTTTGGAGAGCGATCTGCGGAACGGTGACAAATCACCCAATCATTTCGTCTCAGGTACGCCCGGTTCCAGACCCACGCCCTAGGCGAGAATGTCTGCATCCTCTCATGCAGTAGGAACTTGATCTGTTCGGACTGTGAAGGGCCTCGATAGTCCATCCCAGGCTGTGAAggcagcggcggctgctATCTACGTAAAAGTCCCCCCGTGCCCTGTTGAAAAACCAGCCATGGGAACTTgttttcgtcttcttctcatAGTTTTTTTTGGTAACCAGTCTAGACAACCCATCGCTCCGGGCCGGGGCTCATCTAAAAGCCTGGAAGAATAACGTTGGAATTTGAGGCACAGCCGACAAGACGGTATACGCGGACCTTAATTGCCAAATACGGGAATACGACGTATTCACGTCGTCGGGATGGATGGCTGCAACGAAGAGATAGAGTTTTCAGTCGAGATCACAAAAGTATTAAAGGGACAAAAAACCACTACAGAGATGTCTGATAGATCACTCAGACTCTTcagtctccctctcttcaACGAACCCTCCTCGCCATGACAAGATGACACGTCTATACATACATTCGCCGTGAAGCTGCACAGTGCGTCTGGAAACGCTTCCTTGGCTCAAGTGGGGGGTGTTGTGGTCAGAAATCCAGGGAGCATTAAAGGAGTCTtccgccctccccccctcgtGTAGCTGAATCATGTTTGCACGATCCTCTTCCTGTGCATACATACGGTAAAAGCACCGGGAACTCAATGACACAGTTATCCATTTTTGGAGCAGGATCGCCGTTTGTATTCGCACTTGAAACTGCTCCCACTCCCGAGCCAACCTGAACACAAACCACCGGGCGTTGTTGACTCAACTCActggccgtcttcgtcttcagcATGCGTCAGAGGACACCACATCGCAAGTCGCGGTTCGGCTGTAAAGAGTGCAAGCAGCGCCACGTCAAATGCGACGAGAACCGGCCGGCGTGCGTCAACTGCACGACGGGCCAGAGACGGTGTTCGTTTCTCGACACCGAatcgtcgatgccgtcgtcAGCCTCTGCCTTTCTCTACCAGTGTCCCAGCCCCGCCACATCGATTGGGGGGTCCTCGCCGAACacggcgggaggagggctGACGCCCGTGGAACCGGCGAGCTACCGTAGTGCTTATccgccgacggagccgtACGACTTTCGACACATGGAGCTGCTCTACCACTTCGAGCACGGCCTGGGCGCCACCCAgggcttcgacgacgacccgacGCGGGAGAAGTACCAGAAGATGTCCCTGAAGCAGGCGATCCGCACGCCCTACCTCATGGACGAGCTCCTGGCCATAGCGGCGGCCCACAAGAGCACCCTCCCCGGCGAGGACCAGGCCTTCTACCGGGGCGAGGCCACGCGGCTGCAGACCCGGGGCCTCGCGCAGTTCAACGCCACCAACACCGAGGTGTCCAACGACAACTTCCTGGCCGTGTTCCTTTACTCCACCTGGCTCAGCCAGCACGTGCTCTTCGACGccttctcctcatcctcctcctcctcctcttctgtCGGCCCCGCCGGCTTCTCCGAGACCCTGGACAAGCTGGTCCATTGCATGGGTCTCCACCGCGGGGTCCGgaccatcgtcggcggctcgTGGCACAAGCTCAAGGCCCACTTGGACGAGCACATGGGGCCCGGCAGCCCTTTTGTggacagcatcatcatcggccaCGACAGGTTCGAGATGGGCGACGAATGCAGGGGGCTGTCGGAGCTCTTTGaccgtgacggcggcggcggcggcggcggcggctggaacgaggcgtcgagggccgcgctggccgaggccgtcgagcacCTGCAGCTCATGTTCGACGTCCAGCGGAACACGGCCCTGACAGCGGGCCGCCGCAACAGCACGGTCATCGAGTGGTCCATCCGGGCGCCGACCGAGTACGTCGGCCTGCTGGACCAGCGGCGGCCCGAGGCGCTGGTCGTGCTCGCCTACTGGGGCGTGCTGCTGCACCGCGCCCGGGAGGCCTGGACCTTTGGCGACGCCGGGAGGACTCTCGTCCGGTCCGTGGCGGCCCATCTCGGGTCGTACTGGAGCGAGTGGCTCGCGTGGCCGCAGGCGGAAGTAGGAAGCCCGGGCGATTCGGCATCAAGCCCGCGTCATTACTGACCGACCCCCTCAGGCCTTGGGGGTTTTCTAATAATAAAAAAAAGAGTTGAAAAGTTCGGTGTACTTGACGATTTTCATGTTCGAATAACACAGCGAATCGCTTCGAGGTGAAAAGAGGTAAAAACAAGCTCCAGCAATTGGTCATCGAATGGTCTCTCGCGAACTAAATGATGTCTATGATGGAACGCTATTTACGGCCAAAGAAAACACACTTGTGTAACGTGCTGCCAGATATCGAATACCATTGGAAAGTCAAGGGGAGGAAATAAtcgagaaaaaaaaagacatCTGGAGATGTTTGTGTAATTTTTCTGGAATTCCCAAGTTCCCAACCTTCCATCCCTTCGTCGTCACTTGCAAAGTCGTCACCTTTTCCTCGCAGAAAGGTAAACCTTCATCTCCGTCTTGTGCCACGTGGTGAACATCTTCTGCCTGCCAAGCCAGCCCGCGCTGTCCGGGTGCAGCTTCATGTCGAAGTTCCACACGACACGGGCGAGGATGGTACGGATCTCGGCATACGCCAAACTAAGAGCCATAAGGTCAGCCATTGTACTCGTATCGCCCCCTCCAAATTCCAAGGGACCTGTTTTTGAAAGAAAAAATCatgctccccccccccaaataaCTCACTTCTTTCCGATGCAGTTCCTCGGTCCGAACGAGAagggctgggcggcggccttcttgtcCGACTCGAACCTGGGGTCGTCGAGCCACCTCTCGGGGTGGAACCCGTCGTGCTCGCGGAAGTGGTTCGGCGAGCGGTTGATGGACAGGTGGTGGACGCCCACGGAGTACCCGGCCGGGACGAAGCTCCCGCACACCGtcctgccgccgtcggggaCCACGCGGGGGAAGGTCCCGGGCCCGGGGGGCCCGAGCCGCAGGGcctcctcgatgacggcgttcAGGTAGCTCAGCCCGGCGGTGCTCTGGATGGtgatgccgtcctcgtcctcgaacgCGTCGCGGATCTCGGCCGTGAGCCTCGCCAGCGTGTGCGGGTTCTCGCAGAGGAGGTAGGTCGCCGCGGTcaagcccgtcgccgtcgtctcgctgcccgcgacgatgaggaccTGGGCCGCGGCGTGCATCTCGTCGACCGTCATGGCCTTTTCGTCGCTTCCTTGGAGGATGTATGACACTGGAACATTTTTGTTTAGCTTTCTTTCTTGTCccagagaggggggggggaggggggggggggggaggattTAAATGCAATCAGATGGCAGACAAAAGGGGGCTCACTGAAATCAGGCCGGTCCGTTTCTTGTTCCAGTCTGCGGTCCACGCGATCGACCCCGAACTTGAACTGCGCGACCCTGGTCTTGATCAGGCGGCGCGGGATGAGAAGCAGGAGCATCTCGGACAGGGGCGAGGGGAAGCGCCGGGCGGCCCGCAGGTAGGTGCCGGCCTGGAAGatgtcgaagacggcgtgCAGCCACCAGTGCCAGCTGGCATCCCGGAGGCAGTAGAAGGGCTCGCCGAATGCGAGGTCCCCGATGATGTCGAACGTGGTGAAGTTGTACCACGAGTtcatgtcgacgacggcgccgtccgcgtcggcggcggcggccccggaCGCCTCCCCGTGGAGTTTGTGGATGAGCAGCTTGACGTAGCCGGTGATGACGGACTCCTGCGCCTTGAGGGCCTTGTCCGAGAAGGCCGGGTTCTGCAGCCGGCGCATGCGCTTGTGTCCGGCATGGTCGGCGGTGAGGATGTTttcgacgccgttgacgtTCTTGTTCCACCACTGGGCGTCCTTCTCAAAGTTCCCCGTCCCGTCCTTGTTTGGGAAGCCTGTTACCGTCTTTGATTTAGCAACTGAaagggatgaggaggaggaagaggggggtggaggaagacggcTTACCGTAAATGGCCTGCCAAGCCTGACCGGACGTGTAAGACAGCTCGCCCGGCGCGATGcggacgacctcgccgtaCTTCTCATGCCACTCCTTGACCTTCCAATGGCTCACGCCTCGAACGTCAAAGAAGAGATAGTAGGCGCGAGTGACTCCGGCGAGCTTCGGCCCAGGATAGTGGCGGAGAGGATGCAGGAAAACGTTGTACAGGCACTTTGCCGCGACCCCGAGGACTGCCTACAAAAGGCAATATCTTCCAATCAGCCCTTGGtttcaccatcatcaactACAACCCTCGCATATTGAAATATACCATACCACAAGCAGGATGAATCCCAAAACGGCCATGGCGACTTTGGCTAGTCAGGCGGGTTGCAACAACCCCCCTACTGCTTCACGCGGCTGGCCTGAGAAGTTGTTGAATGGGATTGAACGATttggagggggaaagggggggggggacagtGAAAGTTGGAAAATCACGCGTCCGTTCAACTACTTCGAGAACAATGCAGGGGtaaaggaggaaaagaaaaccgATCAGTCAGGATACAGAAACCGGCACAGAGTCATCCCACATgacggggggagggaggagggggggaagggttcATCTTCACTACTACGACAcatgtcgccgccgttgtcggggagggggggggggttcgcGCTCCACGCGCGTCCTCGTTCTCGCGAGTCAGACGGCCCAGGTCCCCTATCAAGAAACCAGATCGTCGGGAGTCAGTTGACTTATCTCTCTCGGTCtccaaaaacaaaaaagcTTAAGTGTTTATCAGCCAATAGGCCCACCGACAAAAGTCACTTCCGGCGCGCGCCCAACTGGCCTGGCTGGAGACGGAACGGACCCGGCGTTCGTCGagcttcctcttcttggcAAGCCCGCGCGCCGGGGCGTGTGCCAGCTTGGCTTCTGGGGTAATCGTGGAGGGGTCGGCCTGACTCGCCGGGCCTCCTAGTTTAATCTAATAAACTTTCAGCGACTACCGGACCCGGTTATCGTGGCGATATCAATAATCGTCCGTCATACATGGGGGGCCTCTCTATATGTGGGGGATGGGGGGTTCGGAGCAGTCCCGACTAGGGGTAGAATGACAGAACAGAATTACGACTGTGCTGTTTGCAGGATAGTTCCTATAGACGAACTTACCGAGCTAAGCTATCGTACTAACTCGTATATATTATACCAAGATGATAACAAGAATTATCACACTAGGCAAGATAGTAGCGGAGTCTGAGTCAAGGGGAGGTTTCGAGACTATCTCTCTTCCCGTGGACACAAAACCTATCTGACGCTGCCTATACGAGGAAGGGCGTGTGGACCAATCAAACAACAAGGGGCTTCCCAATCCAACTAGAATCGTTGACATATTCTGGTTGAGAGTACACCGCTGAGGACTCTCTGTCCGACGCATGTGCCGTTACCGGCAATCACTTTGTTTCGAACCCATCTCCGCCCCCTTCGGCCCTCACACCGAATTAGGAGCGTCCCCAAGTAGTGGTCGCCACTTTATGAGAACCAGCCATTGAGATCTCATAGTCCGATCTCCATATACTGGAGAGGTGGAGGGCTGTGACTGACTAAGATGTGCCTCTATCGTGGCTTGACTCGCTcgtggagggagggaggggctcGCATCGGCCAGTAATCGTAATACCTTGGACAACGGCTTCGCATTCGTATGCCATCTAGGGTCCCCTGAGCCTGAACCTGAACTGGGGGGAGATATCACGAAACCTGGCAGGACAGATCAAGATATTATCAACCTTGTCATCCCACGAGTTGCCGGCGGGCATTGAGTCTCCACATGAGATTAAGCCAATGGCTCACCTAGCAAGAGTGACTTGGATCCAGATACAATGGCAAAAGACGATGAAAGCCGACGAACGGGTCTCTGGAGGGGTTCTCTGGAGGGGATTCTGGACGGGTATTTGGAGGGGGTCTCGGAGGAGCATGTGATATAATGTCGGTTCTCCTTCAGTTTTGTTTCCAGAGATCCAAGCCAGCTTCTGCCACTTCTACACCTTCTCTCCCCTTTTCATAATTTTCAACAAttccttcctcccccccaaaaatCTCGGAATTAAGTGACGCAACTCGCACTTGGAGCAAAAGCCTCGATAGAACCGCCACGATGGGTGAGATGATCATGTCACATGAGCCCTGGGACTTTCTGAACTCGGTCCTACGGTTCCGGGACAATGACTCCCAGTTCTGGTGGGACAAGACGGGAAGGATGTTCTCCAAGCTCCTCAAATACGCCGGGTACAGCGCGTCAGAACAATACCGCGAACTCAACTTCTACtccctcttcgtcgccccCGAACTCGGGCCCTCCCCAGACTGCCACGGCAACGTGAGGAGGTGGCGGAGCCCCGGGACGCCGGACTCGACCCCTATCGACTTCAGCTGGGAATGGGGACACGACAACCGCGCCGTTATCCGGTACTCGTTCGAGCCCATCGGCCTCCATGCCGGCACGGACCTCGACCCCCTCAACAGACACGCCACCAACGACTGGATCTTCAAGCTCCAGCAGCAGAAGATGGTGCCGgggctcgacctcgagtgGTACAACCACTTCACACAGCAGATCCTGCCGCACGGCACCCGCACCAAGACGGTGGACCGCTTCGTCGAGGAGACGACGCCCAAGGCGGGCACGGTGGTGgccctcgacatcgagaagAGCGGCCCCGTCATGAAGATCTACATCTACCCAGGACTcaaggcggaggagctcggcaTCACCAACCTCGAGCTGGTGGAGCAGTCCATCCGCAGCCTACCCGCCGAACAGTTCCAGTCACTCAACGCCGAGCCCCTCTTTGACTTTCTGCGGGAGGGCACCAAGAAGTACGACTTCGAGACGggcatcctcgccatcgacTGCCTCGCGCCCCGGGACGCGCGCATCAAGGTCTACATCCGGGCCAAGCACACGACGTTCGACTACATGATGGACTGCATcaccctcggcggccggctCGACATGTCgggcgaggccatcgaggacctCAAGGACTTTTGGcgcatcttcctcgccgacgcgcccGACGTCCTGCCGGAGGAGGCCCCCGGCCGGGCCAGCCCGGGCTTCTACTACACGCTCGGGTGCGGGAGGGCCATCTCGCCCAAGGTGTACATCTCGCCCAACTACTTTAGCAAaaacgacgtcgacgtgcTCGGCCGCCTGCGCACGTTCTTCGCCACCCGTCGTACCGACTCGATGATGGACAACTACGAGCAGGCCTTGAAAGACATTTTGTAAGTCGTtgtcatcctcgtcgtcgttctctCGCTCTTGAAAGAAGAGGCAAAACAGTTGTGTATAGTACACTAACACTCGCGGATTTCTCAGTGGGAGCAAGACCCTCGAGTCGCGTTGCGGCAGCCATTACTACGTCGGATGTGCGCTGCACAAGGGCCAGCTGAGGGTGGTGACATACCTCAGCCCGCAGTCCTTCGACTGCGAGAAGGACGCGATCCAGGATCGCAAGCCATGACGGAAATATTTTAGAtttattcttcttttttttagATTTTCTATCTTTTGGCATTCTCTTGTGGAGTTGTTTCTTCCCAGTCGGTCATATAAACACTGGTTactgtccccccccctcataTACCAAAGAAAGACGAAGTAAATAGCGAATGAACTCTGTTATAAGCTCAACTCAAACCATCTCATGAAGAATTTAATGTGATTTTCGTTGACATATGGATTCCACGTGGATGCGGTCGGCTTTGGATTTTAGACTTCCGGCCGCTGCAACTCTGAAAGCTCATAAATGATGTGTGCTGGCATTGgatccctcccccccccccccgcagATCGGGATGTgtgagaggagagaaacGAAACATTTGTTCTATTGAGGGAAAAAGAGATTTATTAAAGTTTGGCTTCTAAAGTTTATCTTCGACTCCCGCAAAAAATCCCACGTTGTCAATATCCTTAATCCTTCTCCGCTGGCTTCCCATCTCGTCGTTTCAA
This window contains:
- a CDS encoding Putative cytochrome P450, whose amino-acid sequence is MAVLGFILLVAVLGVAAKCLYNVFLHPLRHYPGPKLAGVTRAYYLFFDVRGVSHWKVKEWHEKYGEVVRIAPGELSYTSGQAWQAIYGFPNKDGTGNFEKDAQWWNKNVNGVENILTADHAGHKRMRRLQNPAFSDKALKAQESVITGYVKLLIHKLHGEASGAAAADADGAVVDMNSWYNFTTFDIIGDLAFGEPFYCLRDASWHWWLHAVFDIFQAGTYLRAARRFPSPLSEMLLLLIPRRLIKTRVAQFKFGVDRVDRRLEQETDRPDFMSYILQGSDEKAMTVDEMHAAAQVLIVAGSETTATGLTAATYLLCENPHTLARLTAEIRDAFEDEDGITIQSTAGLSYLNAVIEEALRLGPPGPGTFPRVVPDGGRTVCGSFVPAGYSVGVHHLSINRSPNHFREHDGFHPERWLDDPRFESDKKAAAQPFSFGPRNCIGKNLAYAEIRTILARVVWNFDMKLHPDSAGWLGRQKMFTTWHKTEMKVYLSARKR
- a CDS encoding Putative zn(2)Cys(6) fungal-type DNA-binding domain-containing protein, encoding MRQRTPHRKSRFGCKECKQRHVKCDENRPACVNCTTGQRRCSFLDTESSMPSSASAFLYQCPSPATSIGGSSPNTAGGGLTPVEPASYRSAYPPTEPYDFRHMELLYHFEHGLGATQGFDDDPTREKYQKMSLKQAIRTPYLMDELLAIAAAHKSTLPGEDQAFYRGEATRLQTRGLAQFNATNTEVSNDNFLAVFLYSTWLSQHVLFDAFSSSSSSSSSVGPAGFSETLDKLVHCMGLHRGVRTIVGGSWHKLKAHLDEHMGPGSPFVDSIIIGHDRFEMGDECRGLSELFDRDGGGGGGGGWNEASRAALAEAVEHLQLMFDVQRNTALTAGRRNSTVIEWSIRAPTEYVGLLDQRRPEALVVLAYWGVLLHRAREAWTFGDAGRTLVRSVAAHLGSYWSEWLAWPQAEVGSPGDSASSPRHY
- a CDS encoding Putative P-loop containing nucleoside triphosphate hydrolase, DNA2/NAM7 helicase, helicase is translated as MTKEAKNLLPDFESPCTLSFNGTVRMTHRLPPSGTPAVGHSSLGAVVDYLADKCLEAEGEIQATVENGGLDPNSQQDRMKHLKCALIAEALEAVGLKSPQGLLSDEVTQIGYQASQMRDAQSIKNELIRRLRHLDPYLQVDLYTNETDTIRWKAVRATPPAEASPFNVYFIAWVPAEKSWPSPFEAPPVKVDIPVPHGLAETGDIASCIDGAKMGFEVRVHCRPDPATTQMEMGSVCLTASAAPDTDLATRWAYAQKFDPASIPKDSAIRIVNFHERFPAIGRLAFRDDEKPQKNLFRKLRAVPAGMAMYTGGPGSGKTTFAARIAAAVAEGGDKVMWTIHSNELCDDAVKSLKEQKVKKPDGNKIRVGRLPTWAKMIKVISQALHTAAKSLAASKGKVASASAGHTVASHISIFLSRMNQGLHERTIRILPDSVTERAIAIASANREFFTDFCTSQPGTAEWNGTFSRLISLAVDDFDILVGTPFAAGQFGRKASTTLARPDLYWKPWKPSLLVVDEAGRIPETQWWIPLSVFPDACVLTMGDTRQFKPLAMSVSEDTHRGDLRISRTRNGDLDWRCVFGVQRTVSLLRRAESNSQVLGHLSNNRRNRGDIANWAKKHIYPGEMRIVYPLSENQSALIYRNFMRWIFPNRQIDSNAMAIDVRYSASRKHNLSSINHGNRNLVWWLVYMAFQYKLPNLRSEGVLADIMIVTPYSAQHGAYKDDIMEMRGNGIIKSKVMLRTIDNAMSAEADLVIFDSVRTEGGMGFLEDRERMAVATTRARGGAVTLFNSNNIKTKQAGGDSLDNPFASYILSHKARVVSHGQWGDMCEVCNLPHTKGIGCVKTRCCRKCRGPHHERFCPKGAPAVDSYTKKNGSDEMKAAAGAVLPWGA
- a CDS encoding Putative aromatic prenyltransferase, which codes for MGEMIMSHEPWDFLNSVLRFRDNDSQFWWDKTGRMFSKLLKYAGYSASEQYRELNFYSLFVAPELGPSPDCHGNVRRWRSPGTPDSTPIDFSWEWGHDNRAVIRYSFEPIGLHAGTDLDPLNRHATNDWIFKLQQQKMVPGLDLEWYNHFTQQILPHGTRTKTVDRFVEETTPKAGTVVALDIEKSGPVMKIYIYPGLKAEELGITNLELVEQSIRSLPAEQFQSLNAEPLFDFLREGTKKYDFETGILAIDCLAPRDARIKVYIRAKHTTFDYMMDCITLGGRLDMSGEAIEDLKDFWRIFLADAPDVLPEEAPGRASPGFYYTLGCGRAISPKVYISPNYFSKNDVDVLGRLRTFFATRRTDSMMDNYEQALKDIFGSKTLESRCGSHYYVGCALHKGQLRVVTYLSPQSFDCEKDAIQDRKP